One window from the genome of Paenibacillus azoreducens encodes:
- a CDS encoding glycosyltransferase family 4 protein, with protein sequence MKVLFVFYVPSGGVDTLNRLRCKALKKYGIHASCLYFRWGAGVQNNHEIPMYITNNDDDIQAILAAENYDVIVVTTEHRSFPRFREMGFTGKLVLEIQGYGSKENARIQLLEAIPNVNGYADALLNPCTPHIAALYQELFPHIPQFHFPNCFDSESFTYLPLAKPEHPVIAWLGRLEDNKNWREFLHIGHQLSYYFPELQLWMFEDSNLSQPSEREQFEQMVNNLGLRPRLTLRSNVAHSQMQYFYSSIGDSGGFMCSTSKVEGGPISVLEAMSCRCPVLATNSDGVALCVRHNETGKNYMLGDVAQAVEEALDLMLNTERRENIRVNAQRMIQSEFNPDLYCLNFIRMLNEI encoded by the coding sequence ATGAAAGTATTGTTTGTGTTCTATGTGCCAAGCGGAGGCGTGGATACGCTCAATCGCCTGCGCTGCAAAGCATTAAAAAAATACGGGATTCATGCCTCTTGCCTCTATTTCCGCTGGGGGGCGGGGGTGCAAAACAATCATGAAATTCCGATGTATATCACCAATAACGACGATGATATCCAGGCAATCCTGGCTGCAGAAAACTACGATGTGATCGTCGTGACGACAGAGCATAGAAGTTTTCCGAGATTCAGGGAGATGGGTTTTACAGGGAAGCTAGTACTTGAAATTCAAGGCTACGGCTCCAAAGAAAATGCGCGCATACAACTCCTGGAAGCTATCCCCAACGTAAACGGTTATGCCGATGCGCTTCTTAATCCTTGTACCCCTCATATTGCAGCTCTTTATCAGGAATTATTCCCTCATATTCCCCAATTTCATTTTCCAAATTGCTTTGATTCCGAGTCCTTTACCTATCTTCCGTTAGCCAAACCGGAACATCCCGTGATCGCCTGGCTGGGACGTCTGGAAGACAATAAAAACTGGAGGGAATTCCTTCATATCGGCCATCAGCTTTCTTACTACTTTCCTGAGCTTCAATTATGGATGTTCGAGGACTCGAACCTGTCCCAACCCAGTGAACGGGAGCAGTTTGAGCAGATGGTCAACAATCTGGGGCTTCGGCCGCGCCTGACTCTCCGTTCGAATGTAGCCCATTCCCAAATGCAGTATTTTTATTCATCCATCGGAGATTCCGGCGGATTCATGTGCTCAACATCCAAAGTGGAAGGAGGGCCGATATCCGTTCTTGAGGCCATGAGCTGCAGATGTCCGGTACTGGCTACGAATTCCGACGGTGTGGCTTTATGCGTCCGGCATAACGAAACGGGAAAGAATTACATGCTGGGTGATGTAGCCCAAGCGGTCGAGGAGGCATTGGACCTCATGTTAAATACCGAACGTCGCGAAAACATCCGCGTAAATGCTCAAAGAATGATCCAAAGCGAATTCAATCCGGATTTGTACTGCTTAAACTTTATTCGTATGCTGAATGAAATATAA